A genomic window from Flavobacterium johnsoniae includes:
- a CDS encoding glycoside hydrolase family 28 protein, whose product MKTNRIILLCVALTSFALSFNTISAQKSADTYKNIEFKMSEVQEPVIPNYSINLKDFGAVNGGYVLNTKAFADAIVALSKKGGGKLIIPPGIWLTGPIILKSNIELHAQTGALIKFSTDKTLYPIIETSFEGINTWRCISPIYGKNLENVAFTGNGVWDGSGEAWRQVKKSKLTDEQWKKFVASGGVLNEKKDSWFPSEQYLKGAKGADQNIRHDLKTKEDFEAIHDFLRPVLVSIQNSKRVLFDGPVFQNSPAWNIHPLLIEDLIVRNITVRNPWFSQNGDGLDVESCKNVVIENSSFDVGDDAICIKSGKDKDGRDRGVPCENIIVKNNIVYHGHGGVTVGSEMSGGVKNLHVSNCTFMGTDVGLRFKSTRGRGGVVENIYISDVFMTDIPSQAISFDLYYGGKSIAETLAEGGNTVSTKAIPVNEETPEFKNIVIKNITIKGAQQAVFLQGLPEMNLENIEITNLIAKAQKGFSIIDANGIKISNAQLDIEAKNTFEIYNAKNLSLKNIEFNPSSSNAITINGEASKNIDLSGSKINFSKTTTIDKNVPKKAVKF is encoded by the coding sequence ATGAAAACTAACCGAATAATCCTTTTATGTGTTGCTCTCACCTCTTTTGCTTTGAGTTTCAATACAATTTCAGCACAAAAATCTGCCGATACGTATAAAAACATTGAATTTAAAATGTCAGAAGTTCAAGAACCTGTTATTCCAAATTACAGTATAAATTTAAAAGATTTTGGAGCTGTAAACGGAGGTTATGTTTTAAACACAAAAGCTTTTGCTGATGCAATTGTCGCCCTTTCTAAAAAAGGCGGAGGAAAATTAATTATTCCACCTGGAATATGGCTTACAGGTCCAATCATTCTGAAAAGCAATATTGAACTTCACGCTCAAACTGGGGCTTTAATTAAATTCTCTACAGATAAAACTTTATATCCAATTATCGAAACCAGTTTTGAAGGTATAAATACTTGGCGATGCATCTCTCCTATTTATGGCAAAAACTTAGAGAATGTAGCTTTTACAGGAAATGGCGTTTGGGATGGTTCTGGTGAAGCTTGGAGACAAGTTAAAAAGAGTAAACTGACAGACGAACAATGGAAGAAATTTGTAGCTTCTGGCGGGGTTTTAAACGAAAAAAAAGACAGCTGGTTTCCTTCTGAACAATATTTAAAAGGGGCTAAAGGTGCCGATCAGAATATTCGTCATGATTTGAAAACTAAAGAAGATTTTGAAGCTATTCACGATTTTTTACGTCCGGTTTTGGTCAGCATTCAAAATAGTAAAAGAGTGCTTTTTGACGGACCTGTTTTCCAAAACTCTCCTGCATGGAATATTCATCCTTTATTAATTGAAGATTTAATTGTTCGAAATATAACGGTTCGCAATCCATGGTTTTCTCAAAATGGTGACGGACTTGATGTAGAATCTTGTAAAAATGTAGTGATTGAAAATTCAAGTTTTGATGTGGGTGACGATGCCATCTGCATTAAATCGGGTAAAGATAAAGACGGACGCGACAGAGGTGTTCCTTGTGAAAATATTATTGTAAAAAACAATATAGTGTATCACGGTCATGGCGGTGTTACGGTTGGAAGTGAAATGTCTGGCGGTGTCAAAAATCTGCACGTTTCCAATTGTACTTTTATGGGAACTGACGTTGGTCTTCGTTTTAAAAGTACTCGCGGACGTGGCGGTGTTGTAGAAAACATTTACATCTCAGACGTTTTTATGACGGATATTCCGTCTCAAGCAATTTCATTCGATTTGTATTACGGAGGAAAATCGATCGCTGAAACTTTAGCGGAAGGCGGAAATACCGTTAGCACAAAAGCAATTCCGGTAAACGAAGAAACGCCTGAGTTTAAAAATATCGTAATCAAAAACATCACAATTAAAGGTGCTCAGCAAGCTGTATTTTTACAAGGGCTTCCCGAAATGAATTTGGAAAACATTGAAATCACAAACCTAATTGCTAAAGCGCAAAAAGGTTTTTCTATAATTGATGCTAACGGAATTAAAATCAGCAATGCACAATTGGATATCGAAGCTAAAAATACTTTCGAAATTTACAACGCTAAAAACCTTTCGCTTAAAAATATCGAATTTAATCCATCTTCTTCAAACGCAATTACGATTAATGGTGAAGCGAGTAAGAATATTGATTTGAGTGGTTCTAAGATTAATTTCTCTAAGACTACAACTATTGATAAAAATGTTCCTAAAAAAGCGGTTAAATTTTAA
- a CDS encoding SDR family oxidoreductase: protein MDLNLKNKIVVVSGSAGKEGSIGETIVNRLADEGAIPVLVDRNARGFEYAERLQKRGINSLFVQTDVTDPVAIENAVKVIGAKYGRIDAIINNVGVNDGAGLDASYEEFMDSLKLNVVSYFLLAKYSLPFLKESKGNILNIGSKVALTGQGGTSGYAAAKGGVLGLTREWAVDLIHFGIRSNAIIIAESYTPAYEDWIKTLPDGEAVLKKISKTIPLESRMTKTEEIADTALFVISEKSSHTTGQFVFVDGGYVHLDRALISDVN from the coding sequence ATGGATTTAAACTTAAAAAATAAAATAGTTGTCGTTTCTGGTTCGGCTGGAAAAGAAGGCAGTATCGGAGAAACCATCGTCAACAGATTAGCAGATGAAGGTGCAATCCCAGTTTTAGTTGACAGGAATGCAAGAGGTTTCGAATACGCAGAAAGACTTCAAAAAAGGGGCATTAATTCTTTATTTGTGCAAACTGATGTAACCGATCCTGTTGCAATAGAAAATGCTGTAAAAGTAATCGGAGCTAAATATGGAAGAATTGATGCCATCATAAATAATGTCGGCGTTAATGACGGTGCAGGATTAGACGCTTCTTACGAAGAATTTATGGATTCTTTGAAACTGAATGTAGTAAGCTATTTTTTATTGGCTAAATATTCGCTTCCATTTTTAAAAGAATCAAAAGGAAATATTTTGAATATCGGTTCAAAAGTAGCGCTAACAGGTCAAGGAGGAACTTCGGGTTACGCTGCCGCGAAAGGTGGTGTTTTGGGGTTAACCAGAGAATGGGCAGTAGATTTGATTCACTTCGGAATTCGTTCGAATGCGATTATTATTGCAGAAAGTTATACGCCAGCTTATGAGGATTGGATTAAAACTTTGCCTGATGGGGAAGCGGTCTTGAAAAAAATTAGTAAAACGATTCCATTGGAAAGTCGAATGACTAAAACAGAAGAAATTGCCGACACAGCACTTTTCGTCATTTCAGAAAAATCATCACATACTACGGGACAATTTGTTTTTGTGGATGGAGGTTACGTACATTTAGACCGCGCATTAATCAGCGATGTTAATTAA
- a CDS encoding zinc-binding alcohol dehydrogenase family protein yields MKYIVCEKPQEFLLKETNIPEPKEGEVLLKIKRIGICGTDIHAFGGTQPYFEYPRILGHELAAEYVKGNAAGFKPGDKVTFIPYFNCGKCVACRNGLTNCCVNIKVFGVHIDGGMAEYVSIPEQYLLHGQGLDYDELALVEPLAIAAHGVRRAAVKPTDTVLVMGAGPIGIGLIQFAKIAGAKVIVMDINDYRLNFCKTELNADETINPLNDDVAQKLAELTNGDMANVVIDATGNQKVMNSAFNYISHGGRFVLVGLQKGELSFSHPDFHKRESTLMSSRNATIEDFEYVMKCLKEGKIDPKKYITHRTSFSEMITDFGKLIDPKSNVIKALIEIE; encoded by the coding sequence ATGAAATATATTGTTTGCGAAAAACCGCAGGAATTTTTACTTAAAGAAACCAATATTCCAGAACCAAAAGAAGGGGAAGTTTTATTGAAAATCAAAAGAATCGGAATCTGCGGAACTGATATTCACGCTTTTGGCGGAACTCAGCCGTATTTTGAATATCCAAGAATTTTAGGCCACGAATTGGCGGCAGAATATGTAAAAGGAAATGCAGCAGGTTTTAAACCGGGAGATAAAGTAACTTTTATTCCCTATTTTAACTGCGGAAAATGCGTTGCCTGCCGAAACGGTTTAACAAATTGCTGTGTAAATATCAAAGTTTTTGGCGTTCATATTGATGGTGGAATGGCTGAATATGTTTCGATTCCAGAACAATATTTATTGCACGGTCAAGGTTTAGATTATGATGAATTGGCTTTGGTTGAACCTTTGGCAATTGCAGCGCACGGCGTTAGAAGAGCTGCTGTAAAACCAACGGACACCGTTTTGGTAATGGGAGCAGGACCAATCGGAATTGGCTTGATTCAGTTTGCTAAAATTGCCGGAGCTAAAGTGATTGTTATGGATATTAACGATTACAGATTGAACTTCTGTAAAACGGAACTGAATGCAGATGAAACGATTAATCCGTTAAATGATGATGTTGCTCAAAAATTAGCTGAATTAACAAACGGCGATATGGCAAATGTGGTTATTGATGCGACTGGAAATCAGAAAGTGATGAACAGCGCTTTCAATTATATTTCACATGGAGGTAGATTTGTTTTGGTTGGACTTCAAAAGGGAGAATTAAGTTTTAGTCATCCAGATTTCCACAAAAGAGAATCAACTTTAATGAGTAGCCGAAATGCAACAATCGAAGATTTCGAATATGTAATGAAATGTTTGAAAGAAGGAAAAATCGATCCGAAAAAATATATCACACATAGAACGAGTTTTTCTGAAATGATTACTGATTTTGGAAAATTGATTGATCCGAAGAGTAATGTGATCAAAGCGTTAATTGAAATAGAATAA
- a CDS encoding Gfo/Idh/MocA family protein, which produces MLKIAILGLGEGRSTMSAAIESSKLELVKICDRNEELCKQRAKEFDFHSYTTNYEDLLNDASIDIIAIYTPDHLHAQHVKQALLHGKHVVCTKPFIDDLSDAKELLELSKSTGKKVFIGQSSRFFEPAKRQRADYEAGLIGDLITIEAQYHADHRWFLKKEWSLLQSFKWLYGGLSHPVDFIRWYLPNIQEVMGYGMISSNGQNAGLKNEDTMHFIFKATDGRIARVSGVYTSPTQPAQRDSGMSTILRATEGASQADYHELRYAVTDRTGEEKVITWGDSTIKYYFRFEGQSHHGGEYQNYLEYFTDSIEQGFEAYPNMEEGIGTVALLQAMDKSLQTGMPVKIADILNEYGL; this is translated from the coding sequence ATGTTAAAAATAGCCATTCTGGGACTTGGAGAAGGACGAAGCACAATGTCAGCTGCTATAGAAAGTTCAAAACTAGAACTCGTTAAAATATGCGACCGAAACGAAGAATTGTGTAAACAGCGCGCAAAAGAATTCGATTTTCATTCTTATACAACCAATTACGAAGATTTATTAAACGATGCATCAATTGATATTATTGCCATTTATACGCCAGATCATTTGCATGCGCAACACGTAAAACAAGCTTTATTACATGGAAAACACGTAGTTTGTACAAAGCCTTTTATCGATGATCTTTCGGATGCTAAAGAGCTTTTAGAATTAAGCAAATCAACAGGGAAGAAAGTTTTTATCGGACAAAGTTCCCGTTTCTTCGAACCAGCAAAAAGACAAAGAGCCGATTATGAAGCAGGTTTAATTGGAGATTTAATTACAATTGAAGCGCAATATCATGCCGATCACAGATGGTTTTTAAAGAAAGAATGGTCGCTTTTGCAATCGTTTAAATGGCTGTACGGAGGTTTGAGTCATCCTGTAGATTTCATTAGATGGTATTTGCCGAATATTCAGGAAGTAATGGGTTATGGAATGATCAGCAGTAACGGACAAAATGCAGGATTGAAGAATGAAGATACCATGCATTTTATCTTTAAAGCCACCGATGGAAGAATTGCTCGTGTAAGCGGTGTTTATACTTCGCCGACTCAGCCAGCACAACGTGACAGCGGAATGAGTACGATTTTAAGAGCAACAGAAGGGGCAAGTCAAGCCGATTATCACGAATTGCGTTATGCCGTTACAGATAGAACCGGCGAAGAAAAAGTAATTACTTGGGGTGACAGTACGATAAAATATTATTTCCGTTTTGAAGGACAAAGTCATCACGGCGGAGAATATCAGAATTATTTAGAATATTTTACAGACAGTATTGAGCAAGGTTTTGAAGCTTATCCAAACATGGAAGAAGGAATTGGAACGGTAGCTTTATTACAAGCAATGGATAAATCTTTGCAAACTGGAATGCCGGTTAAAATTGCCGATATTCTTAACGAATACGGACTATGA
- a CDS encoding sodium:solute symporter, with the protein MNSIYDKLTTLDFVIVAGYLVALLVIGYVVSMKQRKKNETLFLAGNSLNWYSIGFNMWGTNVGPSSLLAFASIGYATGIVAGNFEWYAFVFLLLLAMVFAPRYIASKVSTMPEYMGKRYGDSTQNILAWYALVKILVSWLSLGLFSGGVLVRQILGIPMWQSVTVLVIFSGIFTFAGGLKAIAKVNVFQMILLIVVSLTLSFLGLQKLGGIDVLIAKTPSNFWNLVRPSDDAHYPWPAILLGYPVAAVAFFCTDQSMVQSVLGAKNLEQGQLGVNFIGWLKVMALPLFILPGILCYALYPELGSNSDLAYMTMVTNLFPSGMNGLVICVMIAVLVGTIGSSLNALSTVFTNDIYVKKINPSATIQDQIKIGRLTIAAGCVFAILIAVAIDNIKGQNLFNIFQAVLGFLAPSLSVVFLLSVFWKRTTKKAVNATLSWGSAFSLFVGVLYLWIFPADKYPVWPHFLLISFYIFAVLLITAVIISLTDRNPQVNVSDETDIPKTSKKVKLLFGLLGVVILVLYLVFNGN; encoded by the coding sequence ATGAACAGTATCTACGATAAATTAACCACACTTGATTTTGTAATTGTTGCGGGTTATTTGGTGGCTTTATTAGTCATTGGATATGTGGTAAGTATGAAGCAGAGAAAGAAAAACGAAACGCTTTTTCTGGCCGGAAATTCATTAAACTGGTACAGCATTGGGTTTAATATGTGGGGAACCAATGTTGGGCCTTCGTCATTATTGGCTTTTGCGAGTATTGGTTACGCTACGGGAATTGTAGCGGGAAATTTCGAATGGTACGCTTTTGTGTTTTTACTGCTCTTGGCAATGGTTTTTGCGCCAAGATATATTGCGAGTAAAGTCAGCACGATGCCCGAATATATGGGAAAACGCTACGGCGACAGTACACAGAATATTTTGGCTTGGTACGCTTTGGTAAAAATATTAGTAAGCTGGTTGTCTTTAGGATTATTCAGCGGAGGTGTTTTAGTACGTCAGATTTTGGGAATTCCGATGTGGCAGAGCGTTACCGTTTTAGTAATTTTCTCTGGAATTTTTACGTTTGCTGGAGGATTAAAAGCGATTGCAAAAGTGAATGTTTTTCAGATGATTCTGCTAATTGTAGTTTCGTTAACGCTTTCTTTTTTAGGTTTACAGAAATTAGGCGGAATAGATGTTTTGATTGCTAAAACACCGTCAAACTTTTGGAATTTAGTCCGTCCTTCAGATGATGCACATTATCCGTGGCCTGCAATTTTATTAGGATATCCTGTTGCTGCTGTTGCATTTTTCTGTACCGATCAATCGATGGTGCAGAGTGTTTTGGGAGCTAAAAACCTAGAACAAGGGCAATTGGGTGTAAACTTTATTGGTTGGTTAAAAGTTATGGCTTTGCCGTTATTTATTTTACCTGGAATTTTGTGTTATGCATTATATCCTGAATTAGGAAGCAATTCTGATTTGGCTTATATGACCATGGTTACGAATCTTTTTCCAAGTGGAATGAACGGTTTGGTTATCTGCGTGATGATTGCTGTTTTAGTAGGAACAATTGGTTCTTCGTTAAACGCTTTGAGCACTGTTTTTACGAATGATATTTATGTGAAGAAAATAAATCCATCGGCGACGATTCAGGATCAAATTAAAATTGGCCGTTTGACAATTGCTGCTGGATGTGTTTTTGCGATTTTAATTGCCGTGGCGATTGACAATATTAAAGGACAAAATTTGTTCAACATTTTTCAGGCGGTTTTAGGTTTCTTGGCGCCTTCGTTATCTGTTGTTTTCCTTTTGAGTGTTTTCTGGAAACGCACGACTAAAAAAGCTGTAAATGCAACACTTTCTTGGGGTTCTGCGTTTAGTTTGTTTGTTGGGGTTTTATATTTATGGATTTTCCCTGCTGATAAATATCCAGTTTGGCCTCACTTTTTATTGATTTCCTTTTACATTTTTGCTGTCCTTTTAATTACAGCCGTTATTATTTCTTTAACCGATAGAAATCCACAAGTTAATGTTTCAGATGAAACGGATATTCCTAAAACTAGCAAAAAGGTAAAGCTTTTGTTTGGTTTGTTGGGAGTGGTGATTTTGGTTTTGTATTTGGTTTTTAATGGGAATTGA
- a CDS encoding amidohydrolase family protein: MSKRIDSHQHFWKFDPVRDSWIDETMKNIQRDFLPEDLEPLLKANQFEGCVAVQASQSEEETNFLLDLASKNDFIKGVVGWVDLRNENIEERLQFFSNQKKLKGFRHVVQGEADDFMYGEAFRRGIAALKPFNYTYDLLIFERQLPAAISLVKDFPNQKFVIDHIAKPEIKSGSIDSWKKGIEEIAKYDNVWCKISGMVTEADWENWKLEDLKPYLNVIFENFSTDKLMYGSDWPVLNVASDYNEVVKTLEDYISKFSVEEQNKIWFGNANAFYSLND, encoded by the coding sequence ATGAGTAAAAGAATAGATTCCCATCAGCATTTTTGGAAGTTTGATCCCGTTAGAGATAGCTGGATTGATGAAACCATGAAGAATATTCAAAGAGATTTTCTTCCGGAAGATTTAGAACCATTACTAAAAGCCAATCAGTTTGAAGGCTGTGTGGCTGTTCAGGCAAGCCAATCGGAAGAAGAAACTAATTTTCTATTAGATTTGGCTTCTAAAAATGATTTTATAAAAGGAGTTGTAGGCTGGGTAGATTTGCGAAATGAAAACATTGAAGAACGTTTGCAATTCTTTTCAAATCAAAAAAAGCTGAAAGGCTTCAGACACGTTGTTCAAGGTGAAGCGGATGATTTTATGTACGGAGAAGCATTTAGAAGAGGAATCGCAGCTTTAAAGCCATTTAATTATACTTACGATTTATTGATTTTTGAACGTCAATTACCCGCAGCAATAAGTTTGGTGAAAGATTTTCCAAATCAAAAGTTTGTAATCGATCATATTGCAAAACCAGAAATCAAATCAGGAAGTATTGATTCTTGGAAAAAAGGAATCGAAGAAATTGCAAAATACGATAACGTTTGGTGTAAAATTTCTGGAATGGTCACAGAAGCCGATTGGGAAAATTGGAAGCTAGAAGATTTAAAACCGTATTTAAATGTGATTTTTGAGAATTTCTCAACTGATAAATTAATGTATGGTTCAGATTGGCCCGTTTTAAATGTAGCTTCTGATTATAATGAAGTAGTTAAAACTTTAGAAGATTATATTTCGAAGTTTTCTGTTGAAGAACAGAATAAGATTTGGTTTGGGAATGCGAATGCTTTCTATAGTTTGAATGACTAA
- a CDS encoding L-rhamnose mutarotase, which yields MHLTSFNKLLIVFLMVFTISASGAEIWVSPSGKDSNIGTKSSPLATVHMAMRKARELRRLKDPSIKDGIRIIVMNGTYYLNEPLFVRPEDSGTADSPTTIEADVNARPIINGGIEIKNWTKSTTVINGLKKGAVWVADAPKKAGSLIDYRQLWVNGKKAVRAKNTAGTTMERILSWNHEEQTCWIPFKDKSVKFQPGMEMFIVQWWSNANLRIKNIEVQKDSAKLSFEEPESRIQSEHPWPAPWISKNNGNSAYFLNNAFSLLNEPGEWYLDKKNAKIYYIPRAGEDINSAIITAPVLENLVEVKGTIDSPVHHFQFKGISFQYSNWLRPSQQGHVPLQSGLYLLDAYKLKVPGTPNQASLENQAWVGRPRGAVEVNYANNIQFESCRFEHLSSTGLDLNKGTNHNTVKGNLFKDIGGSAINVGIFSEEAFEAHLPLIIKDEREMCSDEIIADNLITNVTNEDWGTLGISAGFVRNITIEHNEISDVSYSGMAMGWGWTHTPNVMQNNKILGNKIHHYAKHLHDVAGIYTLSAQPGSRIEENYIDKVYNSPYAHDPFLWLYLYTDEGSEGFTIKNNWIAEKKILKNHNGPKGNIWEHNDPYVSSKIKDAAGIRAPYKDLEKEVVIDEKWGLQEMPKPYTIELIGSDFDIEKIKSTLTGFRIVGQELYQWKNHLVIYGKMNQPERTKRKLAGAFPSLEIKIYDDLVYDFQNFERCKDSKPASDWENIVLTANLPVDEKLQKEYVEYHKTQFEKWPEVAKGFCNADFQQLQVFKKDRQLILVISIPKGENLDKLNPKTTQNNPRVDDWNALMKKYQSGIEGGKPDETWIFLNKVNAEEKK from the coding sequence ATGCATTTAACTTCCTTCAACAAATTACTGATTGTTTTTTTAATGGTATTTACAATTTCGGCAAGTGGAGCTGAAATCTGGGTTTCACCATCAGGAAAAGATTCGAATATCGGAACAAAATCAAGTCCGTTGGCAACGGTTCACATGGCAATGCGAAAAGCGAGAGAACTTCGCCGCTTAAAAGATCCATCGATAAAAGACGGAATCCGAATCATAGTGATGAACGGAACGTATTATTTAAACGAACCTTTATTTGTGCGTCCTGAAGATTCTGGAACTGCAGATAGTCCGACAACAATTGAAGCCGATGTAAATGCAAGACCAATTATAAACGGTGGAATCGAAATTAAAAATTGGACAAAATCGACAACGGTTATTAACGGACTTAAAAAAGGTGCTGTTTGGGTAGCCGATGCTCCTAAAAAAGCAGGAAGTCTGATTGATTACAGACAGTTATGGGTAAACGGCAAAAAAGCCGTAAGAGCCAAAAATACTGCGGGAACCACAATGGAACGTATTCTTTCTTGGAATCACGAAGAGCAAACTTGCTGGATTCCGTTTAAAGATAAATCGGTTAAGTTCCAACCGGGAATGGAAATGTTTATTGTGCAATGGTGGTCGAATGCCAACTTACGTATTAAAAATATCGAAGTACAAAAAGACAGCGCAAAACTTTCGTTTGAAGAACCAGAAAGCCGTATTCAAAGTGAGCATCCATGGCCTGCACCTTGGATTTCTAAAAACAACGGAAATTCGGCTTATTTCTTAAACAATGCTTTTTCGCTTTTAAACGAGCCTGGAGAATGGTATTTGGATAAGAAAAATGCTAAAATCTATTATATTCCAAGAGCTGGCGAAGATATTAATTCAGCAATTATAACTGCACCTGTTTTAGAAAATCTGGTTGAAGTAAAAGGAACAATTGATTCGCCTGTACATCATTTTCAGTTTAAAGGAATTTCGTTTCAATACAGCAACTGGCTTCGTCCGTCACAGCAAGGTCATGTGCCGTTGCAATCTGGTTTGTATTTGTTGGATGCTTATAAACTGAAAGTTCCAGGAACACCAAATCAAGCAAGTTTAGAAAATCAGGCTTGGGTAGGAAGACCTCGCGGAGCGGTTGAAGTAAATTATGCCAATAACATTCAGTTTGAATCCTGCCGTTTTGAACATTTGTCTTCGACTGGTTTAGATTTAAATAAAGGAACAAATCATAATACCGTAAAAGGAAATTTATTTAAAGATATCGGCGGAAGTGCCATCAATGTTGGAATTTTCTCCGAAGAAGCTTTTGAAGCGCATTTGCCTTTAATCATAAAAGATGAAAGAGAAATGTGTTCTGATGAAATAATTGCTGATAATTTAATCACCAACGTAACCAATGAAGATTGGGGAACTTTAGGAATCAGCGCTGGTTTTGTTCGAAACATTACGATTGAACACAACGAGATTTCGGATGTATCGTACTCTGGAATGGCAATGGGCTGGGGTTGGACGCACACGCCAAATGTGATGCAGAACAATAAAATTCTGGGTAATAAAATTCATCATTACGCCAAACATTTACATGATGTTGCTGGAATTTATACACTTTCGGCACAACCAGGAAGCCGAATAGAAGAAAATTATATCGACAAAGTTTACAACAGTCCGTATGCACATGATCCGTTTTTATGGTTGTATTTGTATACCGATGAAGGAAGTGAAGGTTTTACCATTAAAAACAACTGGATTGCCGAAAAGAAAATCCTGAAAAACCATAATGGTCCAAAAGGAAATATTTGGGAACACAACGATCCGTATGTAAGTTCTAAGATTAAAGATGCTGCGGGGATTAGGGCACCTTACAAAGATTTAGAAAAAGAAGTTGTAATCGATGAAAAATGGGGATTGCAGGAAATGCCAAAACCATACACGATCGAATTGATAGGTTCTGATTTTGATATTGAAAAAATCAAATCGACTTTAACCGGTTTTAGAATTGTAGGTCAGGAATTGTATCAATGGAAAAATCATTTGGTGATTTACGGAAAAATGAATCAGCCTGAAAGAACAAAGAGAAAATTGGCAGGCGCTTTTCCTTCTTTAGAAATTAAAATCTATGATGATTTGGTTTACGATTTCCAAAATTTTGAAAGATGTAAAGATTCAAAACCAGCATCAGATTGGGAAAACATTGTTTTAACAGCAAATCTTCCTGTTGATGAAAAATTGCAAAAAGAATATGTAGAGTATCATAAAACGCAATTCGAAAAATGGCCAGAAGTAGCCAAAGGTTTCTGTAACGCCGATTTTCAGCAATTACAGGTTTTCAAGAAAGACAGACAATTGATTTTGGTTATCAGTATTCCGAAAGGCGAAAATCTGGATAAATTAAATCCGAAAACAACACAAAATAATCCTCGTGTAGATGATTGGAACGCCTTAATGAAAAAATACCAATCGGGAATTGAAGGTGGAAAACCAGACGAAACATGGATTTTCTTGAATAAGGTGAATGCGGAAGAGAAAAAGTAG
- a CDS encoding MFS transporter: MDTIKANPDIVKKTTYSILFIISFSHLINDLLQAVVPSIYPLLKDNFSLSFTQIGIITLTYQMVASILQPFVGMYTDKNSKPYSLIIGMCFTMVGLFFVSIASSFINLLLSVSLIGIGSSIFHPESSRVAHLASGGKRGLAQSIFQLGGNAGSAIGPLLAAFIVIPHGQSYIAWFCIIALVGVFALYKIAIWYTAHLSERNANKSAYKIETHHLSKNKVIVSLVVLLILIFSKFFYMSSITSYYTFFLIDKFHITIQQSQVYLFLFSGAVAAGTLIGGPIGDRYGRKYVIWVSILGVAPFTLMLPYVSLFWVGTLSVIIGLILSSAFSAILVYATELLPGKVGLVAGLFFGFAFGMGGLGSAILGKIADATSIEYVFKICAFLPLIGVITGFLPNLEKKKKTQE, encoded by the coding sequence ATGGACACTATTAAAGCAAATCCTGACATAGTTAAAAAAACCACTTATTCGATCTTATTTATCATCAGTTTTTCTCATTTAATTAATGATCTTTTACAGGCTGTTGTTCCTTCAATTTATCCGCTTTTAAAAGACAATTTCAGTTTAAGTTTTACTCAAATTGGTATTATTACTTTGACTTACCAAATGGTTGCTTCTATTTTACAGCCATTTGTGGGAATGTATACGGATAAAAATTCTAAACCATACTCGCTGATTATTGGAATGTGTTTTACAATGGTTGGACTTTTCTTTGTTTCGATCGCTTCGAGTTTTATCAACTTATTATTATCAGTAAGTTTAATCGGAATTGGTTCTTCTATTTTTCATCCTGAATCTTCACGCGTGGCACATTTGGCTTCGGGCGGAAAAAGAGGTTTGGCGCAGTCTATTTTTCAATTAGGAGGAAATGCAGGAAGTGCCATCGGGCCTTTATTAGCAGCATTTATTGTAATTCCGCACGGACAATCATATATCGCTTGGTTTTGCATAATTGCGTTAGTTGGTGTTTTTGCTTTGTATAAAATTGCGATTTGGTATACGGCACATTTATCTGAGAGAAACGCTAATAAATCAGCATATAAAATTGAGACACATCATTTATCAAAAAATAAGGTAATTGTTTCGTTAGTTGTTTTATTGATTCTGATATTCTCTAAGTTTTTCTACATGAGTAGTATTACAAGTTATTATACTTTCTTTCTTATAGATAAATTTCACATCACAATTCAGCAATCACAAGTGTATTTATTCTTGTTCTCGGGTGCTGTTGCAGCAGGAACTTTAATTGGAGGCCCAATTGGAGATAGATACGGTAGAAAATATGTAATCTGGGTTTCTATTTTAGGTGTTGCTCCGTTTACTTTAATGCTGCCTTACGTTTCTTTATTCTGGGTTGGAACTTTATCTGTAATCATCGGATTGATTCTTTCTTCGGCATTCTCAGCAATTCTAGTTTATGCAACGGAATTATTGCCAGGAAAAGTCGGACTTGTAGCCGGTCTTTTCTTCGGATTTGCTTTCGGAATGGGCGGTTTAGGTTCTGCTATTTTAGGGAAAATTGCCGATGCTACAAGCATTGAATATGTATTTAAAATTTGTGCGTTTCTGCCTTTGATCGGGGTTATTACTGGGTTCTTGCCTAATTTGGAGAAGAAAAAGAAAACTCAGGAATAA